The Streptomyces spororaveus genome includes a region encoding these proteins:
- a CDS encoding sensor histidine kinase yields MSGVAPAVVAVLVVAAAVLLVGAGWAAGRRHARSGERAAGMDLGTPVERATFHTLHTASLAAPPLRAGLTEDAARKAARRLRSLLGTEALCLTDRESVLAWDGPGADHHQRRAMARVAVMLASGRSQSVRTECQRPDCPLKWAVVAPLTGEDGMLGALVAYGSRESAVLVRAATEVARWVSVQLELSELDRSRTRLMEAEIKALRAQISPHFIFNSLAAIASFVRTDPERARELLLEFADFTRYSFRRHGDFTTLADELRSVQQYLALAGARFGDRLKVTLQVAPEVLPVALPFLCLQPLVENAVKHGLEDSTEECRITITARDAGAEAVITVEDNGVGMDPALLRRILAGEHGGSSGIGLPNVDERIRQVYGDEYGPVMETGVGAGMKVTLRIPKYRVGVHSSPSGHRAPRP; encoded by the coding sequence GTGAGCGGGGTGGCACCGGCGGTGGTGGCCGTGCTGGTGGTGGCGGCCGCGGTGCTGCTGGTGGGCGCGGGTTGGGCGGCAGGGCGCCGGCACGCCCGCTCCGGGGAGCGGGCGGCCGGTATGGACCTGGGGACGCCGGTGGAGCGGGCCACCTTCCACACCCTGCACACGGCTTCGCTGGCCGCTCCCCCGCTGCGGGCCGGGCTGACCGAGGACGCCGCCCGCAAGGCCGCCCGGCGGCTGCGGTCGCTGCTGGGGACGGAGGCGCTGTGTCTCACCGACCGGGAGTCGGTGCTGGCCTGGGACGGTCCGGGCGCCGACCATCATCAGCGCCGGGCCATGGCCCGGGTGGCGGTGATGCTGGCGTCGGGGCGCAGCCAGAGCGTGCGGACCGAGTGCCAGCGGCCCGACTGTCCGCTGAAGTGGGCGGTGGTGGCCCCGCTCACCGGCGAGGACGGGATGCTGGGCGCGCTGGTGGCCTACGGCTCGCGGGAGTCGGCGGTGCTGGTGCGGGCCGCGACGGAGGTCGCGCGGTGGGTGTCCGTGCAGCTGGAGCTGTCCGAGCTGGACCGGTCGCGGACGCGGTTGATGGAGGCGGAGATCAAGGCGCTGCGGGCGCAGATCTCCCCGCATTTCATCTTCAACTCCCTGGCGGCGATAGCCTCGTTCGTCCGGACCGATCCGGAGCGGGCCCGGGAGCTGCTGCTGGAGTTCGCGGACTTCACCCGGTACTCCTTCCGGCGGCACGGCGATTTCACCACGCTCGCCGACGAGTTGCGGTCGGTGCAGCAGTATCTGGCGCTGGCCGGTGCCCGGTTCGGCGACCGGCTGAAGGTGACCCTGCAGGTGGCGCCGGAGGTGCTGCCGGTGGCGCTGCCCTTCCTGTGCCTGCAGCCCCTGGTGGAGAACGCCGTCAAGCACGGGCTGGAGGACTCCACCGAGGAGTGCCGGATCACGATCACGGCCCGGGACGCGGGTGCGGAGGCGGTGATCACCGTGGAGGACAACGGGGTCGGGATGGATCCGGCCCTGCTGCGCCGGATCCTGGCCGGGGAGCATGGCGGTTCCTCCGGGATCGGGCTGCCCAATGTCGACGAGCGGATCCGGCAGGTGTACGGGGACGAGTACGGTCCGGTGATGGAGACGGGCGTCGGGGCCGGCATGAAGGTCACCCTGCGCATCCCCAAGTACCGCGTGGGCGTGCACAGTTCCCCGTCGGGCCACCGGGCTCCGCGGCCCTGA
- a CDS encoding ATP-binding protein, whose translation MSAADMTGPRLRSALRGLEIFAGITEEQLDWLVSVSEPRILADGDVLFRDGEEATGFHVLLSGGLVVTKVVDGREEVLTRHSTEEESAAAEEHDGKPSAAHRFTGELPLLTDGSYVATAAASGPSTTVVAYPKPVFFEMLTRCHGVAAVLIPVLAWRIKSSEVQARKRATVEALGTLAAGLAHELNNPAAAVARAAQELAPALDRLTRTAQAWGAAASGAERSLLDRLADELDKLPPPAATDPFAQADAEEEIADWAEEAGTERPGLLGSGVADLGLDLAWLLERLEGVGEPALAPALDHLAALLEIRSLAAELRAAGPRISQLVSATRDYANLDRAPEQRFRVTEGLENTLVVLRAKLAGISIVREYEPGLPELTGYPSELNQVWTNLVDNAAEAMEGSGVLTLRARAEGVCMVVEIADTGRGIPAESLPRIFEPFYTTKDVGKGTGLGLHLSYRIVTQRHHGSIAARSRPGETRMVVRLPFAGSAQSCAPPATTPETAPIVGTSPS comes from the coding sequence GTGAGCGCGGCGGACATGACGGGCCCACGACTGCGGTCGGCCCTGCGCGGACTGGAGATCTTCGCCGGGATCACCGAGGAGCAGCTGGACTGGCTGGTCTCGGTGTCCGAGCCCCGGATCCTGGCCGACGGCGACGTCCTCTTCCGGGACGGCGAGGAGGCCACCGGCTTCCACGTCCTGCTCTCCGGCGGGCTGGTCGTCACCAAGGTCGTCGACGGCCGGGAGGAGGTGCTCACCCGGCACTCGACCGAGGAGGAGAGCGCCGCCGCCGAGGAGCACGACGGCAAGCCGTCCGCCGCGCACCGGTTCACCGGCGAACTGCCCCTGCTGACCGACGGCTCCTACGTGGCCACCGCGGCCGCCAGCGGCCCGTCGACCACGGTGGTGGCCTACCCGAAGCCGGTCTTCTTCGAGATGCTCACCCGCTGCCACGGCGTGGCCGCCGTGCTGATCCCGGTACTGGCCTGGCGGATCAAGTCCTCCGAGGTGCAGGCCCGCAAGCGGGCCACCGTGGAGGCGCTCGGCACCCTGGCCGCCGGGCTCGCCCACGAGCTGAACAACCCGGCGGCGGCCGTGGCGCGGGCCGCGCAGGAGCTGGCCCCCGCCCTGGACCGGCTCACGCGTACCGCCCAGGCCTGGGGCGCGGCCGCCTCGGGCGCGGAGCGCTCGCTGCTCGACCGGCTCGCCGACGAGTTGGACAAGCTGCCGCCGCCGGCGGCCACCGACCCGTTCGCCCAGGCCGACGCCGAGGAGGAGATCGCCGACTGGGCCGAGGAGGCGGGTACCGAACGGCCGGGCCTGCTCGGATCCGGGGTCGCGGACCTCGGACTCGATCTGGCCTGGCTGCTGGAGCGGCTGGAAGGCGTGGGAGAGCCGGCCCTGGCCCCGGCCCTGGACCACCTGGCGGCGCTGCTGGAGATCCGCTCGCTCGCGGCGGAGCTCCGGGCCGCGGGCCCCAGGATCTCCCAGCTCGTCTCCGCCACCCGCGATTACGCCAACCTCGACCGGGCGCCCGAACAGCGCTTCCGGGTGACCGAGGGGCTGGAGAACACGCTGGTCGTCCTGCGTGCCAAGCTCGCCGGCATCAGCATCGTGCGTGAGTACGAGCCCGGACTGCCCGAACTGACGGGCTATCCGAGCGAGTTGAACCAGGTGTGGACCAACCTGGTCGACAACGCGGCCGAGGCCATGGAGGGCTCCGGCGTCCTGACCCTGCGCGCCCGTGCCGAGGGCGTCTGCATGGTCGTGGAGATCGCCGACACCGGCCGCGGCATCCCGGCGGAATCCCTGCCGCGGATCTTCGAACCCTTCTACACCACCAAGGACGTGGGCAAGGGCACGGGCCTGGGGCTGCACCTCAGCTACCGCATCGTGACCCAGCGCCACCACGGGTCGATCGCCGCGCGCTCGCGCCCCGGCGAGACGCGGATGGTCGTTCGGCTGCCGTTCGCCGGCAGTGCCCAGTCCTGTGCCCCACCTGCGACAACACCCGAAACGGCACCCATCGTGGGGACCTCTCCCAGTTGA
- a CDS encoding TMEM175 family protein, with protein sequence MENETGRIEAFSDGVFAVIITILVLELKVPEETGSDFWHGVREQWPHYAAYVVSFLIIGVMWVNHHTIFSHLRRVDRPLLFLNLLVLMVVSVVPYTTNVLAEHLMEEGGSANAAAVLYSGVTVAYALAFLAFWWYVTRVGHLFHEQVDKEGARATRVRFGLGAIAYPLTVLLAFYSAPLTLVAHFLIAIYYAANQIPIPLVVEEERLETASDLRK encoded by the coding sequence ATGGAAAACGAAACCGGGCGGATCGAGGCATTCAGTGACGGTGTATTCGCCGTCATCATCACGATCCTTGTTCTGGAATTAAAGGTTCCGGAAGAAACCGGGTCCGACTTCTGGCACGGAGTCCGGGAACAGTGGCCCCATTACGCCGCCTACGTCGTGAGTTTCCTCATCATCGGCGTGATGTGGGTGAACCACCACACCATCTTCAGTCACCTCAGGAGGGTGGACCGCCCCCTGTTGTTCCTGAATCTCCTGGTGCTGATGGTGGTATCGGTGGTCCCCTACACCACCAATGTCCTCGCCGAACACCTCATGGAGGAAGGCGGCTCCGCCAACGCGGCAGCGGTCCTCTACAGCGGCGTCACCGTGGCCTACGCCCTGGCGTTCCTGGCCTTCTGGTGGTACGTCACCCGGGTCGGCCACCTCTTCCACGAGCAGGTCGACAAGGAGGGCGCACGCGCCACGCGGGTGCGCTTCGGCCTCGGTGCCATCGCGTACCCCCTCACCGTGCTCCTGGCCTTCTACTCCGCACCACTCACACTTGTCGCCCACTTCCTGATCGCGATCTACTATGCGGCGAACCAGATCCCCATCCCCCTCGTGGTAGAGGAAGAGCGGCTCGAAACTGCCAGCGACCTCAGGAAGTAG
- a CDS encoding FAD-dependent oxidoreductase → MRHRIAVVGSGPAGLTFARVLHRHGHPVTVLERDTAPDARPPGGTLDLHEGLGQLALDKAGLLAQFQALSRPEGQAMRILDTDGTVLRDWRPRPDDRAHPEIDRGQLRDLLLGPLDVRWGRGVTRVAPGTRDGVPVHFTDGRQETFDLVVGADGAWSRTRPAVSPVTPHYTGVTLVETSLADVDTRHPGLARLIGDGSLAVYGVNRALVAQRGSGGHVKVYAQFRAPLDRDANRDPADAEAVRSSLLALFDGWAAPVLDLLRHGTAFARRPLHVLPVSHTWPHVRGVTLLGDAAHLMPPLGAGANLAMLEGAELAEAVAAAGPGDLDGAVRAFEERMWARAGRWARITADGLERLVSPDPAEALALFDEVQSS, encoded by the coding sequence ATGAGACATCGCATCGCCGTGGTCGGGAGCGGCCCGGCCGGCCTCACCTTCGCCCGCGTCCTGCACCGGCACGGACACCCCGTCACCGTCCTCGAACGCGATACCGCCCCCGACGCCCGTCCCCCGGGCGGCACTCTGGACCTGCACGAGGGGCTGGGCCAGCTCGCACTGGACAAGGCGGGGCTGCTGGCACAGTTCCAGGCGCTGTCCCGCCCCGAGGGGCAGGCCATGCGCATCCTGGACACGGACGGCACCGTCCTGCGCGACTGGCGGCCCCGTCCGGACGACCGGGCCCATCCCGAGATCGACCGGGGGCAGCTCCGCGACCTGCTGCTCGGCCCTCTCGACGTCCGATGGGGGCGGGGTGTGACGCGGGTGGCGCCGGGGACCCGGGACGGCGTACCGGTCCATTTCACGGACGGACGGCAGGAGACGTTCGACCTCGTGGTCGGCGCGGACGGCGCCTGGTCCCGGACCCGCCCCGCCGTCTCGCCGGTGACACCGCACTACACCGGCGTCACCCTGGTCGAGACCTCCCTGGCCGACGTCGACACCCGCCACCCCGGCCTCGCCCGCCTGATCGGCGACGGTTCCCTGGCCGTGTACGGCGTGAACCGAGCCCTCGTCGCCCAGCGCGGCAGCGGCGGCCACGTCAAGGTCTACGCCCAGTTCCGCGCACCGCTGGACCGGGACGCGAACCGGGACCCGGCCGACGCCGAGGCCGTGCGATCGAGCCTGCTCGCCCTGTTCGACGGCTGGGCCGCTCCGGTCCTCGACCTCCTCCGCCACGGCACCGCTTTCGCCCGCCGCCCCCTCCACGTCCTGCCCGTGTCCCACACCTGGCCGCACGTCCGCGGGGTGACGCTGCTGGGCGACGCCGCCCATCTGATGCCCCCGCTGGGGGCGGGCGCGAACCTCGCGATGCTGGAGGGCGCCGAACTCGCCGAGGCCGTCGCCGCCGCCGGCCCCGGAGACCTGGACGGCGCGGTCCGCGCCTTCGAGGAACGGATGTGGGCACGGGCCGGCCGGTGGGCGAGGATCACGGCGGACGGTCTGGAACGCCTCGTGAGCCCGGATCCCGCCGAAGCCCTCGCCCTCTTCGACGAGGTCCAGTCGTCCTGA
- a CDS encoding nuclear transport factor 2 family protein, which yields MAKYDISKLHPVFVRQMEALAALDIEAVMKNYTDDAVLLRFEGVSVGIEAVRETFTGYLTVKPTLVELQEYIETEDTIFYRAIMNLNGEPEHAFGTLVVRDGRIWRQTAGFGG from the coding sequence ATGGCCAAGTACGACATCTCCAAGCTGCACCCGGTGTTCGTCCGTCAGATGGAGGCGCTGGCCGCCCTGGACATCGAGGCGGTGATGAAGAACTACACCGACGACGCCGTGCTGCTGCGCTTCGAGGGGGTCTCGGTGGGGATCGAAGCCGTTCGCGAGACGTTCACCGGCTATCTCACGGTGAAGCCCACGCTCGTGGAACTCCAGGAGTACATCGAGACCGAAGACACCATCTTCTACCGGGCGATCATGAACCTGAACGGTGAACCGGAGCACGCGTTCGGGACACTTGTCGTCCGCGATGGCCGAATCTGGCGCCAGACAGCCGGATTCGGCGGCTGA
- a CDS encoding TetR/AcrR family transcriptional regulator encodes MTVWDRPEPPTRPVPLDRERIVAAAVALADEGGLEAVSLRKVAARLNAGPMRLYGYIATKEELFDLMVDEVQAEILPEERPGDWREALRLLAHGTRRTALRHEWLADLLGGRPSLGPNGLAVAEATLAAFDGLAGIDTAMRAVETVGAYCTGAIRREIANLRAERVTGLSKQDWQRARGPYMTSMLATGRFPALSKAVYDGADVDAESSFTTGLDWVLDAVAAKLTRAPA; translated from the coding sequence ATGACTGTCTGGGACCGGCCGGAGCCGCCGACTCGCCCCGTGCCGCTCGACCGGGAGCGGATCGTCGCCGCCGCGGTCGCGCTGGCCGACGAGGGCGGGCTGGAGGCGGTGTCGCTGCGCAAGGTCGCCGCCCGGCTGAACGCCGGCCCGATGCGGCTGTACGGGTACATCGCCACCAAGGAGGAGCTGTTCGACCTCATGGTGGACGAGGTCCAGGCCGAGATCCTCCCCGAAGAGCGGCCCGGCGACTGGCGGGAGGCGCTGCGGCTCCTCGCCCACGGCACCCGGCGGACCGCGCTCCGGCACGAATGGCTGGCCGACCTGCTCGGCGGCCGTCCGTCCCTGGGCCCGAACGGGCTCGCCGTGGCCGAGGCCACGCTGGCCGCCTTCGACGGCCTCGCCGGCATCGACACCGCCATGCGCGCCGTGGAGACGGTCGGCGCCTACTGCACCGGTGCGATCAGGCGCGAGATCGCGAACCTGCGGGCCGAGCGGGTCACGGGCCTGTCCAAGCAGGACTGGCAGCGTGCCCGTGGCCCGTACATGACGAGCATGCTGGCCACGGGCCGCTTCCCGGCGCTGAGCAAGGCCGTGTACGACGGCGCGGACGTGGACGCCGAGTCGTCCTTCACCACCGGGCTGGACTGGGTCCTCGACGCCGTGGCCGCCAAGCTCACCCGGGCTCCGGCCTGA
- a CDS encoding GuaB1 family IMP dehydrogenase-related protein — MRFLNDLKPPYDLTYDDVFMVPSRSAVGSRQGVDLSSPDGTGTTIPLVVANMTAIAGRRMAETVARRGGIVVIPQDIPIEIVTDVISWVKTRHLVLDTPITLAPTQTVADALSLLPKRAHGAGVVVDAEGRPVGVVTDHDLTGVDRFTQLSEVMSKELLLIDADMDAREAFNQLDAGHRKMAPAVDKDGKLVGILTRKGALRATLYTPATDANGKLRIAAAVGINGDFVAKAKQLLDAGVDTLVIDTAHGHQESMINAIKAIRALDPQVPIVAGNIVAAEGVKDLIDAGADIIKVGVGPGAMCTTRMMTGVGRPQFSAVLECAAEAKKYGKHVWADGGVRHPRDVAMALAAGASNVMIGSWFAGTYESPGDLQQSADGRLYKESFGMASARAVQNRTSEESAYDRARKGLFEEGISTSRMFLDPARPGVEDLIDSIIAGVRSSCTYAGAGSLAEFEEKAVVGIQSAAGYAEGKPLHASWS, encoded by the coding sequence GTGCGTTTCCTCAATGACCTGAAGCCGCCGTACGACCTGACGTACGACGATGTGTTCATGGTGCCGAGCCGCTCCGCGGTCGGTTCCCGTCAGGGTGTCGACCTGTCCTCGCCCGACGGAACCGGCACCACCATTCCCCTCGTCGTGGCCAACATGACCGCCATCGCGGGCCGCCGGATGGCCGAGACGGTCGCCCGCCGCGGCGGAATCGTCGTCATCCCGCAGGACATCCCGATCGAGATCGTCACCGATGTCATCTCCTGGGTGAAGACCCGCCACCTCGTGCTCGACACCCCGATCACGCTGGCGCCCACCCAGACGGTCGCCGACGCGCTGTCCCTGCTGCCCAAGCGCGCCCACGGCGCCGGTGTCGTCGTCGACGCCGAGGGCCGCCCGGTCGGCGTCGTCACCGACCACGACCTGACCGGTGTCGACCGCTTCACCCAGCTCTCCGAGGTCATGTCGAAGGAGCTGCTGCTCATCGACGCCGACATGGACGCCCGCGAGGCCTTCAACCAGCTCGACGCCGGCCACCGCAAGATGGCCCCGGCCGTCGACAAGGACGGCAAGCTCGTCGGCATCCTCACCCGCAAGGGCGCCCTGCGCGCGACGCTCTACACCCCGGCCACCGACGCGAACGGCAAGCTGCGCATCGCGGCCGCCGTCGGCATCAACGGCGACTTCGTGGCCAAGGCCAAGCAGCTGCTCGACGCGGGCGTGGACACGCTCGTCATCGACACGGCGCACGGCCACCAGGAGTCGATGATCAACGCGATCAAGGCCATCCGCGCCCTGGACCCGCAGGTCCCGATCGTGGCGGGCAACATCGTCGCCGCCGAGGGCGTCAAGGACCTCATCGACGCCGGCGCGGACATCATCAAGGTCGGTGTGGGCCCCGGCGCCATGTGCACCACCCGCATGATGACCGGCGTGGGCCGCCCGCAGTTCTCCGCGGTGCTGGAGTGCGCGGCCGAGGCGAAGAAGTACGGCAAGCACGTGTGGGCCGACGGCGGTGTCCGTCACCCGCGCGACGTGGCGATGGCGCTGGCCGCCGGCGCGTCCAACGTGATGATCGGCTCCTGGTTCGCCGGTACGTACGAGTCCCCGGGCGACCTCCAGCAGTCCGCCGACGGCCGCCTGTACAAGGAGTCCTTCGGCATGGCCTCCGCCCGCGCGGTGCAGAACCGCACGAGCGAGGAGTCGGCCTACGACCGTGCCCGCAAGGGCCTGTTCGAGGAGGGCATCTCCACCTCGCGCATGTTCCTCGACCCGGCCCGCCCGGGTGTCGAGGACCTGATCGACTCGATCATCGCGGGCGTCCGCTCCTCGTGCACCTACGCCGGTGCCGGCTCCCTCGCGGAGTTCGAGGAGAAGGCCGTGGTCGGCATCCAGTCCGCCGCCGGTTACGCCGAGGGCAAGCCGCTGCACGCCAGCTGGAGCTAG
- a CDS encoding XdhC family protein, whose protein sequence is MLDIAEELRAWCAAQREFALATVVAVSGSAPRGPGASLAVDAKGTALGSISGGCVESAVHELCLDALASGEGGLHRFGYSDDDAFAVGLTCGGVLDVLVTPVRGRDPVRPVLGSVLDAAATGTRAALARVVRGPAPQLGRALAVHADGSYEGGLAGGPDLDRAAARQVRALLLAGRTGTAELGTAGGLCGQPLTLLVESAAEPPRLLVYGAIDFAAALARIGAFLGHRVTVCDARPVFATPARFPDADEVVVDWPHRHLAAEWAAGRLDPRTAVCVLTHDAKFDVPLLELALRLPLGYVGAMGSRRTHAERERRLRAEGVTDSALARLRSPIGLDLGGATPEETALAIAAEFTAVRHGGSVLPLARRHGPVHRRSRPAGTKVP, encoded by the coding sequence ATGCTCGACATCGCCGAAGAGCTACGCGCGTGGTGCGCCGCGCAGCGCGAGTTCGCACTGGCCACCGTCGTCGCCGTCAGTGGGAGCGCTCCCCGCGGCCCCGGCGCCTCCCTCGCCGTCGACGCCAAGGGCACCGCGCTCGGCTCCATCTCCGGAGGGTGCGTCGAGTCCGCCGTGCACGAGCTGTGCCTCGACGCCCTCGCCTCCGGCGAAGGCGGCCTGCACCGCTTCGGCTACAGCGACGACGACGCCTTCGCCGTAGGCCTGACCTGCGGTGGAGTCCTCGACGTCCTGGTCACCCCGGTGCGCGGCCGCGACCCGGTCCGGCCCGTCCTCGGCTCGGTGCTCGACGCCGCCGCCACCGGGACCCGGGCCGCCCTCGCCCGGGTCGTGCGCGGACCGGCGCCCCAACTGGGCCGGGCGCTGGCCGTCCACGCCGACGGCTCCTACGAGGGCGGGCTGGCCGGCGGCCCCGACCTGGACCGGGCCGCCGCCCGGCAGGTACGGGCGCTGCTGCTGGCCGGGCGCACCGGCACCGCCGAGCTCGGGACGGCCGGCGGGCTCTGCGGGCAGCCCCTGACCCTGCTCGTCGAATCGGCCGCCGAACCGCCCCGGCTGCTCGTCTACGGAGCCATCGACTTCGCCGCCGCCCTCGCCCGGATCGGCGCCTTCCTCGGCCACCGGGTCACCGTGTGCGACGCCCGGCCCGTCTTCGCGACCCCGGCCCGCTTCCCCGACGCCGACGAGGTGGTCGTCGACTGGCCGCACCGCCACCTGGCCGCCGAATGGGCCGCGGGCCGACTGGACCCCCGTACCGCGGTCTGCGTCCTCACCCACGACGCCAAGTTCGACGTACCGCTGCTGGAACTGGCCCTGCGGCTGCCCCTGGGCTACGTCGGGGCCATGGGATCGCGGCGCACCCACGCCGAACGCGAGAGACGGTTGCGGGCCGAGGGCGTCACGGACTCCGCCCTGGCCCGCTTGCGCTCACCCATCGGACTCGACCTCGGCGGCGCCACCCCGGAGGAGACCGCGCTGGCCATCGCCGCCGAGTTCACGGCCGTCCGGCACGGCGGATCGGTGCTCCCGCTGGCCCGGCGCCACGGCCCCGTCCACCGCCGGAGCCGGCCCGCCGGGACCAAGGTCCCGTAG
- a CDS encoding IS701 family transposase — protein MARVVLPEDSTTEISELIDVLISLLFESLPRRDQRNWARVYLNGLVRTTGKKTIRNIAGTGASSVEQSLQQFISKSPWDWTPVRRSLAQHLERTAQRPLAWVLQPMVIEKAGDRSVGVGRQFVPQLGRTANCQQASGIWLASSEASFPVEWTLTLPGPWTSELLRRRRAGIPDTARSLTPAQDAVHAVQRMAASWQLQRRPVVMEVANCDLPQSIESFTLQDIPFVFKVDGSLPVSFGGAGRYKPGPHTAPARELIDSLRSQRRVVEWTRHGRAEGAVTLLTSASIFATPCEDRPVPAPPTPLLLVGAWTETALLPSEFWITNIGDRPLAQLFLLAKLTDRVSLDFAETCEPVGIRDFEGRSFRGWHHHATLASVAHAAKLLGARPRLPDGYPGPTRSAAVTAAPPRQATARPATPALLPPRPHLPGQTPHLPGQTPRREYIR, from the coding sequence ATGGCTCGCGTAGTTCTTCCGGAGGATTCCACGACGGAAATCTCCGAATTGATCGACGTACTGATCTCTCTGCTCTTCGAATCATTACCCCGGCGGGACCAGCGAAACTGGGCCCGCGTTTATCTGAACGGCCTGGTGCGAACCACCGGGAAGAAAACAATTCGTAACATCGCCGGAACAGGGGCCAGTTCCGTCGAGCAGAGCCTGCAGCAGTTCATCAGCAAGTCCCCCTGGGACTGGACCCCGGTCCGCCGCTCCCTCGCCCAGCACCTCGAACGCACCGCACAGCGCCCGCTGGCCTGGGTGCTCCAGCCCATGGTCATAGAGAAGGCGGGGGACCGCTCCGTCGGCGTCGGCCGGCAGTTCGTCCCCCAGCTCGGCCGCACCGCCAACTGCCAGCAGGCGAGCGGAATCTGGCTCGCCTCCAGCGAGGCCAGCTTCCCGGTCGAATGGACCCTCACCCTCCCCGGGCCCTGGACCAGCGAACTCCTGCGCCGCCGCCGGGCCGGCATCCCCGACACGGCCCGCTCCCTCACCCCCGCCCAGGACGCCGTACACGCCGTCCAGCGGATGGCCGCAAGCTGGCAACTCCAGCGCAGGCCCGTGGTGATGGAGGTCGCCAACTGCGATCTCCCGCAGAGCATCGAGTCCTTCACCCTCCAGGACATCCCCTTCGTCTTCAAGGTCGACGGCTCGCTGCCCGTCTCCTTCGGCGGTGCCGGCCGGTACAAACCCGGGCCGCACACCGCCCCCGCCCGTGAACTCATCGACTCCCTGCGCTCCCAGCGCCGCGTCGTCGAATGGACCCGGCACGGCCGGGCCGAGGGCGCGGTCACCCTGCTCACCTCGGCCTCGATCTTCGCCACCCCCTGCGAGGACCGCCCCGTGCCCGCGCCGCCCACCCCGCTGCTGCTGGTCGGAGCCTGGACCGAAACCGCGCTGCTGCCCTCCGAGTTCTGGATCACCAACATCGGGGACCGGCCGCTCGCCCAGCTCTTCCTGCTCGCCAAACTGACCGACCGCGTCTCCCTCGACTTCGCCGAGACCTGCGAACCCGTGGGCATCCGGGACTTCGAGGGCCGCTCCTTCCGTGGCTGGCACCACCACGCCACCCTCGCCAGCGTGGCCCACGCCGCGAAACTCCTCGGCGCGCGCCCGCGGCTGCCCGACGGATACCCCGGACCCACCCGGTCGGCCGCCGTGACCGCGGCACCGCCCAGACAGGCCACGGCCCGGCCGGCGACCCCGGCCCTCCTGCCGCCCCGCCCGCACCTGCCCGGACAGACCCCGCACCTGCCCGGACAGACCCCGCGCCGCGAGTACATCCGCTGA